From Kineosporia succinea, the proteins below share one genomic window:
- a CDS encoding aldo/keto reductase — MEYTRLGRSGLKVSRISLGCMSFGDPSEPGAGWPLREDEALPFYRQALDLGITFWDTANVYHGGTSEEITGRALRKFSRREDIVLATKVFFPVGEGPGGAGLSRRAILEQIDASLTRLGVDYVDLYQIHRFDPATPVEETMEALHDVVKAGKVRYLGASSMWAWQFAKLQHTAEIHGWTTFVSMQNQYSLLQREEEREMFGLLADQGVGSIPWSPLAKGWLARPWNTQTARTGTDDLTRRYSPETEHKAIVEAVEQVAAARGVPMAQVALAWQFANPSVTAPIVGASKEHHLQDASAAVGLKLTEEEVGILERPYTPRLPSGFS; from the coding sequence ATGGAATACACGCGTCTGGGCCGGTCCGGGCTCAAGGTCAGCCGGATCTCGCTGGGCTGTATGAGCTTCGGTGATCCGTCGGAACCGGGGGCCGGGTGGCCCCTTCGGGAGGACGAGGCGCTGCCGTTCTACCGGCAGGCCCTCGACCTGGGCATCACGTTCTGGGACACGGCGAACGTCTATCACGGCGGCACGTCCGAGGAGATCACCGGCCGGGCCCTGCGGAAGTTCAGCCGGCGCGAGGACATCGTGCTGGCCACCAAGGTGTTCTTCCCGGTCGGCGAGGGGCCGGGCGGGGCCGGGCTGTCGCGCCGGGCGATCCTCGAGCAGATCGACGCGTCGCTCACCCGCCTCGGCGTCGACTACGTGGACCTCTACCAGATCCACCGCTTCGACCCGGCCACGCCGGTCGAGGAGACGATGGAGGCACTGCACGACGTGGTGAAGGCCGGCAAGGTGCGCTACCTCGGCGCCTCGTCGATGTGGGCCTGGCAGTTCGCGAAGCTGCAGCACACCGCCGAGATCCACGGCTGGACGACGTTCGTCTCGATGCAGAACCAGTACAGCCTGCTGCAGCGCGAGGAGGAACGGGAGATGTTCGGCCTGCTCGCCGACCAGGGCGTGGGCAGCATCCCGTGGAGCCCGCTGGCCAAGGGCTGGCTCGCGCGGCCCTGGAACACGCAGACCGCGCGCACCGGCACCGACGACCTGACCCGGCGCTACAGCCCCGAGACCGAGCACAAGGCCATCGTCGAGGCGGTCGAGCAGGTCGCCGCGGCGCGCGGTGTGCCGATGGCCCAGGTGGCTCTGGCCTGGCAGTTCGCCAACCCCTCGGTGACGGCACCGATCGTGGGGGCGTCGAAGGAACACCATCTCCAGGACGCGTCGGCAGCCGTCGGCCTGAAGCTCACCGAGGAGGAGGTCGGGATCCTGGAGCGGCCCTACACGCCGCGCCTGCCCAGCGGTTTCAGCTGA